CGCCGGCGACCAACACTGGCGACAGGCTGGTGGTGAAGATGAAGCCCGGCGCATAGCTGCGGATGCAGTCGACGATCGTCTTGTCGGCGGCAATGTAGCCACCCATCACGCCGAACGCCTTGCCGAGCGTGCCTTCGATGATCGTGACCCGGTCGGCGACCGCGTCTCGCTCCGAGATGCCGCCACCGCGCGCGCCATACATGCCGACGGCGTGGACTTCGTCGAGGTAGGTCAGCGCTCCATAGCGATCGGCGAGGTCGCAGATCGCACCGATCGGGGCGATGTCGCCGTCCATCGAATAGACGCTTTCGAACGCGATCAGCTTCGGGGTCTCGGGATCCTCGTCGCGAAGTAGCTGCTCGAGGTGCTCAAGGTCATTGTGGCGGAAGACGCGCTTTTCGCAGCCCGAATTGCGGATGCCCGCGATCATCGATGCGTGGTTAAGCTCGTCCGAGAAAATGATGCAGCCGGGCAGCAGCTTGCCCAGCGTCGACAGCGCGGCTTCGTTCGAAACGTAGCCTGACGTGAACAGCAGCGCCGCCTGCTTGCCGTGAAGGTCGGCGAGCTCGGCTTCCAGGTCGACGTGATAATGGGTGTTGCCGCCGATGTTGCGGGTGCCGCCCGAACCGGCCCCGACGTCGTGAAGCGCCTTTTCCATCGCCGCGACCACGGCCG
Above is a genomic segment from Sphingomonas sp. LY29 containing:
- the hemA gene encoding 5-aminolevulinate synthase, with the protein product MDYDGIFKAAIDRLHDEGRYRVFIDILRTKGNYPSARCFHGHNGPKPITVWCSNDYLGMGQHPAVVAAMEKALHDVGAGSGGTRNIGGNTHYHVDLEAELADLHGKQAALLFTSGYVSNEAALSTLGKLLPGCIIFSDELNHASMIAGIRNSGCEKRVFRHNDLEHLEQLLRDEDPETPKLIAFESVYSMDGDIAPIGAICDLADRYGALTYLDEVHAVGMYGARGGGISERDAVADRVTIIEGTLGKAFGVMGGYIAADKTIVDCIRSYAPGFIFTTSLSPVLVAGALASVRHLKSSAEERAAQQAGAAALKAKFREAGLPLLESVTHIVPLLVGCPMKAKSISDILLAEYGLYVQPINFPTVPRGTERLRFTPGPTHSDSMMDELTEALVEIWDRLEMREVRAA